GAGCACCTGAACAAGGCCATGGCCAAAGCGGCCTGATCCACAGACGCTCTCCTGGTGAGATATCTTGCTGCCAATGGGCAGCGCCGGCGCTGCCCATTGGCAGCAAGGCGGAGCACTGTCCAAAAAATCCGACGACAAAACGCTGAAAGAGCCAGAATCTCTATTGACTTCCAAGACAGTTGCTGAAGGGCCGTGTTCCCTGAGCCCAGCCCACCGGGCTGGGTAAAGAGACCAATTAACGAAACGCCCTGAATGGGCGTGTTATCCAGGCCATGTCAACGTGTTCTCGGGGGCATTCTTCGGTGTGGACTTAACACGGCCCTTCAGGCCGTTTGCTATGTCGGACCTTACCCAGCCCGTTGGGCTGGACCCAGGGAACACGCTCCTTCAGAGCGTTAGGGCCAAGACACCGGACAAGGCATAAAACAACACTCGGAAAATCGAATTTGTTGGAGCAGGCGGGTCTCAGACCCGCCCCTACCGGAGACTCCACCCTCAGCTCGCTTATACTCTATACCCGATATGAATGGAGATTCAATGCGAAAGCTCAAGAACGCCAAGTACCGCGTCGGCGTCATCGGCTGCGGCAGCCAGGGCACCCGCAACGCCCGCGCGTTCGACCTCAGCCCGCTCTGCGAGATCGTCGCCGGCGCCAACCGCGGCCAGGAGGGGCTCGACCTCTTCTGCAAGCGCTTCGACGTCCCCGGCTACAACGACTATCGCGAGCTCCTGCGCAAGGAGAAGGTGGACATCATCGTCTCCGGCACGCCCGTGGGCGTAAACGCGCAGGTGTGCGTCGACTCCGCCCGCGCCGGGGTCAAGGGCATATTCTGCGAGAAGCCCATCGCCGTCAGCCTTGCGGAGGCGGACGCGATGGTGGAAGAGGCGCGCATCCGAAACGTCGCCCTCGGCTCCGGCGACATGTTCCGCTTCAACCCGCAGTTCTGGGAGGCACGCCGCATCGTCGAGTCGGGAGAAGTCGGAGAGGTCCGCAGCATCAACGCGTACGGCTCCGGCGGCCGCGAGATGTCCGGCACCGGCTGCCGCACCTTCACCGACATGGCGATGTTCGCGCGCGACTCCGAGGTCGACTGGGTGGTCGGCTGGGTCAACGGCCTGCCGGTGGACGTCGATCTGGGGAAGGTGGACGAGTGGAGCGACGCCGACCAGGGCGGCGGCGGCTTCATCCGCTACAAGAACGGTATCGATGGTTTCGTTCACCAGACATCCCTGGGCGGCAAGACCGGCGTTGAAGCCATCTGCACGAAGGGCGTCGTCTGCATCAACGAATGTCGCGAGGGCAGCGTCTGGAAGATGGGCAAGGGCGGCCTGAAGTCCGACCGCAGCCTGTTCCCGGACCCCGACCCGGCGATAAGGAATGTCGACTCCGAGTATGACGCCGACGGCTGGATGAAGAACATTACCCGCCTGACTGATGCCGTGGAGTCGTTCATCGAGTCGGTGGACACCGGCATGCCGGTCAAGTGCAGCGGGGAAGACGCCCGCCGCGCGCTGGAGATCGCCTTCGGCTTTCGGGAGTCGCACCGCCGCGGCCACGCTCCGGTAAAGTTCCCCATCCCGGAGCAGCCTCAAGATGGTCCCGGACGTGCGCCGCAACATCGGGCGGAAGTTCCTGCCTGAGGGCATGGAGGGCTACATGAAGCACCTCGCGGGCAGGAAGTTGGGGACGTAACAGCCGGGGGTTAAGCGCAGAGGACGCGGAGTTTAGGCACGCAGAGGAGTTGAATTGTTCATCATGAACAAGTACCACACAGCCAACCAGGCCAACTGGGACGACCACGCGCCTGAGTACAAGAAGCGTGTCGACAGCCAGAATGTCTGGCGGCGGTGCGTCACGGAGCCGGCATTGGCCTTTGATATC
This DNA window, taken from SAR202 cluster bacterium, encodes the following:
- a CDS encoding Gfo/Idh/MocA family oxidoreductase: MNGDSMRKLKNAKYRVGVIGCGSQGTRNARAFDLSPLCEIVAGANRGQEGLDLFCKRFDVPGYNDYRELLRKEKVDIIVSGTPVGVNAQVCVDSARAGVKGIFCEKPIAVSLAEADAMVEEARIRNVALGSGDMFRFNPQFWEARRIVESGEVGEVRSINAYGSGGREMSGTGCRTFTDMAMFARDSEVDWVVGWVNGLPVDVDLGKVDEWSDADQGGGGFIRYKNGIDGFVHQTSLGGKTGVEAICTKGVVCINECREGSVWKMGKGGLKSDRSLFPDPDPAIRNVDSEYDADGWMKNITRLTDAVESFIESVDTGMPVKCSGEDARRALEIAFGFRESHRRGHAPVKFPIPEQPQDGPGRAPQHRAEVPA